A window of Chaetodon trifascialis isolate fChaTrf1 chromosome 3, fChaTrf1.hap1, whole genome shotgun sequence genomic DNA:
TTCGTTGTTGGTCGGGTTAACAGGGCAGTTTGTGGGGACGTGGTAGCTTGATGCCAGGTTGGCCTGCTCCCCCTGAACTGTGTGCTGAGTCTGGCTCGCTGAGTGCGACAGGGAAAGTTCCTGGGGCGAACTGTTCTGGAAAGACGAAGTGGCAATGTTGCTGTTGCCGGCAGCCATTTTGAGGGGTTTCTCCTCACTGTTCATTACGTTGCTGCGGTAAGACTGCGATATGGAGCCCGACCCGTCCCCGATCTGGTTCTGTGGACTGCAGGGGGCATCGGAGGGAGGCGACATCTCCATTTCCATGGAAGCTGATTCGTTGAGGCTGTTCATGTAGCTCTGCATCTCGTCCAACAGTCTCTGCTTCTCCCGTTTGGGAATCCGCCCAAAACGCACAGCTGAGGACAAGCAGAAGAGAGCATCCTCTGTCAGCATTTACTGGCATCGAGCATTGATTTGTCTGCCAGTTCCTTACTGGCAGGACTTGAATTAATACaatgagcaacacacacactcaggcagtTAATGTGATTTTCATATTCAAACAGTAAAGAGAAACAGGCATTTCTTGTTCTCATGTGGATCTGACACTCAGGCTGTAATCTCTATGTGGATTACTAATCCCGCGACCTCTCTAATGTCCCTGTCTATTCTGCGTCTGTCACAGCTGTTTCACCACAATATGAACACTTAAGCCTTCATCTCATCCAACTGCCTCATACTCCTCTCCAGCCTTTCCAATCCCTCCCTTCCCCCCTTTTTCAATTCTGCACCTCCACTGACAGCCCTATTTATAGCCCTCTGTATGCTACTCCACCTCccccagtctctctctccctctctctccgtctctctgctttctgtcttctAGTTGAGCACTTGCTCTCTTGTTTGGTGGAAGTAGGTCAGTGGGTCAACAGCACTGAACATGATGTCATTAGCAAAGTGACAGAGCGATTGAGAAGCAGAAAGGTCAAAGAGACAAGAGAGGCAGGTAAGAGGTGATGAGATGGGTTGAAAGTGGGAGAAAAGTGGATGATCAAGCCCTCATTTGCGAGCAGATATCGTGTTGGGAAGTCGAAGAATTGACGGCTTTGAGGGTCTGTACACTGgggtggttttctttttaattgaatctgtgtgcatgtttaggaaaagaaaacatgtcgCACGCAATTATTAATATTACAGCTCCCCTGTTATGATCTGATGAATTAGCAGGTGATTTTTCACTGCCGCATTTTGGCTTTTTTGGGTCAGCTAAAAATGTTTGCTCCAGAAACAAAAACGTGATTTATTATCACCTAGTTTAACCGCATCCCGAGAGGTCGGACTCCTGCTGCGAAATAATGCATCACAGCAGATTAAATGTGTTAATATTATGTTATATTCAAGTCAGCCACTGTGGGTTTTCATGATTAACAGGACAGAACATTATGTCTCtcaaatggttgtttgtgaatgaaaaacagGTAAGATTGTACATCTTGGTGAACACACGGGGTAATCAACAACTTTGTGCCCCAATTTCCcaaaataaactgtatttgtCACAGTTTCTCCGTGACTGATGACTACTGGGACTGGAGAGCTGCTCTTGCCATAAATCAGACAGTGGggcaaggagagaggaagacagggaggggacaacagacaaaaagaggagagtgaaaagagagggggatgaaaagaaaatgctttcatttttgtcttaCATCTGATTCTGCATGTAACCCTAAATCCTCCAAGAGAACAAGAGAAATCACTGCAGTTTTTGTTGCCATGTGTCTGAATATCTTAATTAAAGACTGTCTCTCACCATCTCTGGACATGCCCACGGAGAGACACTTCTTAAAGCGGCAGTGCTGGCACCGGTTTCGGTTCATGCGCATGATGAGACACTTTTCGTTCTTGACGCACATCTTGTAGTGGATGTTCTGCTGAATGCTGCGTCTGAAGAAACCCTGCAGAAGGCACAAGAACAATGATGACTCTGCAGGCTGTCTTTTGTGGCAATGTGTTgtacacagcaacaacaaagataTGACATAACGCCTCCTTTATTCAGCCTCACCTTGCAGCCTTCGCAGGCGTGCACCCCGTAATGGAACCCGGATGCGATGTCCCCACACACCTTACACAGAAGCACCATACCTCCAGTCTCTGAAAGAGGCATACATCCATCATCAGAGAGGGAAATGTAATGACAAAGCACTGGCaggtaaacacagaggagaacaggaagGACGGGACTGATTGGATACTTACTGGTGAACGTGCCAGTGAAACCACAAGGTCTTTTGGCCACCGTGGGATGGCTGTAGGTTGCGGATGATACCGTTGTTATTTGGGCCACGGGAGCATTGTTTACTTCAGGAAACTGGAAGACCATTCGCGGGGAAGGAGTTCCTCCCCCttgttctcctctctgcttcagggTCCCAATCTCCTGAAAGGAGACACCCTCTGGGGATGAAGGTTGCGAGTGGGAGGAGGGTGACTGGGTCTGGTATCCACTTGAAGGGCTGCCAGGACTTGGACTGGCACTGCTGGATGAGCCAGCGTACAAGATAACACCACCTGGAGGAACAGAGCGGGGGAGAGAAGCTCAGTTCACTGATCTTCATCTAGGTCGGTGTTCGTATGCACCAGTGTGAGTGGGAGTGCAAGTGTTGAGCAATGCTCCACTTTGATTCAGTGAGCTTACTTGGCAGACGTCCATAACCACACACAGAACCCCGATCGTGTTGGGACAACAGAAATTTGATCTGACGAGTAATTTAGAAAAAATGTCACAGCtagaacaacaacaactctgACCTGGATATCTGTAAAGAGTCTTTCGTTTTCTAATCTGTTAGATGctcaaatgaaaatgactttgtCATGCCAGCGGGCGTGTTGCTTTTACTGAACAGTGATAGTTTAGCCCATCGAGTgttatttcaataaataatgcTAAATACACAATGGTCAGGTAAGATAAATACCCTGATCAGCTGGTCAAACTATCACCCACACATGGGTTATTTGCCTATAAATAACATTAAATTTTATGCTCTGATAAGGCTTTCCACAGAAGCTACGTGTCTGTTATCTTTGTGGAAGAGGAAATGGCATAAGATGCTGATCATAATATGACAGCATGTTGACTCTGAGTGCCATAGACAGGCTATAAACAGGCCTTTGTTTAGGGATGTCACATCGAGACGGAAATGCCTTATTACCCCTCAACACAACACCCATCCGCCCCCCTTGTTTTGCAGACACTGTTCTTCCCTGCAAGATGAAAGACTGCCCCTCACGTGCAGGCTGAGCCAGCCAGCTCCCTGCCTGCTTGCTTTCAGCAATGagtctttcctcctctccctcctcccgccccctcccttctcctctatcctcctcctccctccctccctgttttGGCTGCGGGCCTGCAGAACCATCTATCTGCCAGCCACCTGACCGGGAGCTCACATGGACTCTTGACACAGTTCCCGCCCGGCTCACAAGGCTCTTTGCGCAGTCCCGTGtagacaacagcagcagtacaATAACAAGCGCTAGGGCTGATCACGTTTGGAATAGAGAGGGCTCTAATGCTGTGACTACAGGCGTAGGGGGAGGCAAGCAGGGCACAGCCACCTTAAGTCTTTGCATTCCACAGAGTCACCAGAAACTGTGCACAGGGTGACAGTCAcgttgctgctgttttgccacattaaaatgatttgcTTGAGGGTTTTAGTCAATTGTGTATTTATGTCAGAGGGATTGAAGAATGGGAACATGCAAATCTACAACACTTTCTAGGCTGATATAGTTGTTTTGATTTAAAATATCATGATAATAGAACTGAAAAGAGTGATGAGAAGCAAATCAGACATTCACGATTTCAAGGATTTATATATTTCTGCTCATTTCAGTGATCTATGTGTCCGGTTCAGAGTGAGCCCTGCTTTTTATCTGCTCCTACATCAGCGTGTCAGATTTCCTAAATACCTGCATAAAAGCCAGCCATCTATAACATTTCCCATGCGCAGAAATAGCATGCTTCACAGTCTTCATTCACAATCTGTGTCACTTGGCTCATATCATGATGATCATGATTGCTCTTTGTGGGTCACCATCAGTTAGTTGACAGAAAgagattttcattaaaaactttCAATGCAAATCTCTGTCCTATTCTGCCCCACAGGTTTCTGCAGCCAAGTTAGGAGACGTGACCAAGAGTGCATCTGCTGTAGTAGCTGTGTTATCTAAAATACTCACAATACCCTTGGATTGTCTACACTATCATTCTGTGCGTATTTCCTCACAAGGACTTTGAATCATCTGAGAAAAAGCCTCCCTCGCCTCCTGTGCTTTCTCTCCTTGAGAAAACACGTGCTGCATTTCTGTTTAGCCCTAAGTGCCTCCTTAATTCCTCTGCTCACACGTGTCAACACTGAATGCAAGGTACTCCAGTGGCCTcatggcttgtgtgtgtgtgtgtgcgtgcgtgtgtgcagtgacagtgtgactgtgacttCACTTCACACACAATTGTTACATGTGCCTGTGCggtttcctgtgtgtcagtgtgagaaaGATAAAGCTTTATGGACATGTGTATCACCTGCAGTGGATAGGGTCACACCCAGCTGTCACATGAACTCCACACCCACTTTCCACATTCACAATCGCCGCCCCCGCCAGTCTCAAAACATTCCATATTCTGTCTCCTCGTAACCATTTCCTGGAATTTGGTTTGACTGGGTGCCAGCTCTGGGAAACTCATCCCTCCTGTACTCCGGCACAGGTTATAACATGTGACCTGAATACACACAGAGCCATAAAGACtacagaataaacaaaaaacGCTCCATGGCCCCTCCTTCTGCCAGTCCTCCCTGACCTCCCCTCTCATGTGTTCCCACCCCCTGggcatgcacgcatgcatggCAGGCAAACTGTATAGACACCATGCTCATAtcatgtgtgtggggggggacTCCAACTTCTCTGTCCTCTTACATGTGGACATTTACAACTGTGCATGGCCAGTAAGCCTCAATCCACGTGAAACGGCTGCCCTCATGTCATGTGTCTATTTGTGAAGCACTTTCAAGGAGGATGGTTCTATGAAGGCGACATGGGGTCAAAATTTGCTTTCTATCACATGAACCTCCAGTGTGCTTTCACTGCTATATAAAAAAGAAGCTTAACGAGTTTTACCCGCAGGTCTTGTGGTTTCATCCATACATACCTAACCGACTAGAGGAAGCAGGTTATACTCCTACGGTAGAAATACTATCCATCACTGGAATCAAGCTCAGCTTTTAATGGGAATTAGCTGGTTGTGCGATCATCTGTCAAGCTGACGACCAAACAGAATCTGGTTTCAGGGCTGACATCAGAGCTCGGCATTAAGTTTATTGTTCCCGTTACCATGAATGACACCTGTGACGCATTCAATATATTACAGGGCTTTGCATATATAGAAAAGGGTACTATTTGGGAATAATGAAAGCACGTTTTTGGGACGGTATAGATATTTATAGACCATAATGTTCAAGTCACGTTATCATGGGGTCACACTCATCATCCCCTTTGTAGACACAATACTATACTTGATGACTTCTTTCCAAAATGTCCTGCAGTACACTAATTGATGATTTATGATGACTACTTATTAATACATTTATCTTGCATTTGCCTATTTTAAAAAAACTGGATATATACACAATTTGTAGACAAACTGAATCGTACCAGCGCTCTATGTGAGGTTACCACAAGCAGTCAGCAAAATCCTGCTCCTCAAAGTAAACATAGGCAGGAgtgaataataaaaaatgtatctAGAGACACAATATTCCACATTATTTAACAATATTTCACATGAATTAAAactgaaagcacagaaaacactgatcCACAGCTGCACCATCTGTTAAATGCAACtgatctgtgtttatgttgtcaATGATAAAACAGCACTAACAATTTGTTGTAATTGTACTAATTGTGAATAACGCTCAATGCCTGCATGATAATGGTTCATTTAGGCATTAAAAAGGCTGCAACTACACCCCTACAGAAATAAATGGTGGTGGGTGTTCACAGTAAAAACAGGAACTGGTTAGCCATGTCACCCAAATTCAAGGCTGAAGGCAGCCAGATGTAGGTTAATATGTCATTTTATGCACCAAAAAGCGATATTTCGGGTTTAATAAGCCACACTGGAGTCACtaataaacatttcaaagcaGTTATGGCAACTAGGACGAGCGAAGGGGCTACTAAACCCCCCTGACCCACTGACCAATCTATCAACAAATACAGAGGAATCCCCGTGCTAGGCGAGCGCGAGCAGGGTGCGCGCGGTGGCGAGGGGCGGGGTGCTTGGGAATCAAGCGCGGCACGTGGACACTGAGGCTATGTACACGTGCTGTCAGCTCGAGGCGGGGGAACTGcgtattaaaaaaaatgaggcGCATGATTCGCAACGTTATCTCGACTGTTTCTACCCAGGGTGCACCGGGCGGGGAGCGGATGAGAAGACATGACAATGCCAGTGGTCAGCCGCTGTTCAAGGACGTTAGAATGTCTGTCTAGTGTTTGGTTACCGCAGCTATCATTTTCATAATGATGGTGGCGTCATCGTGCATTATCATATTTTTATCTCGCGGTCTGAGGCGCTTTCCACTGTGATAttgatttaaatacattttattgataATACATTAACATTTAATTGCACGATCAGTCCATCCATGCTCAGTGCTACAACAGCAGAAATTCAGACAAACGTGAACACAGCCTGGCACATCCATTACTCTGTAGCGGCTCCGCTGAGTTCACGGCAAATGCTTTAAAACTGGTATCGACTGGTTCATAAGAGGTAAGACGCGGTGTGCGCTCCGCTCATTCATCATCAGCTCCCACTACAGTCAGATCATGATTCAGGTCCTGGCAGAACACCATGTCTACTCTACTCTGCACTGCTCCTCAACTCGTAGGCTAGTAAATGGAAGGAAAATTTGGCACCGATTAGGCCTGACTTGTTTTGACTCAGAGGGCGTGACTGCTCCTTGGCATACCCTGctcatgtgtgttttgggaAAAGACTGGGATATTATCAACAGCCAAGTTAAACGACTCACAcattgcaaaaacaaacaaacaaaaactctaCAACTTCCCATAAGTGAGTCAGATGGGACGGGTTTAGGGAACTACGGAAGCCCCGCCTAGCCAATAAAGGACATAATGTGGAGTGAGCATATGACTCAACCTAATGTCACGATCAATGACACGACACTAAATTCAAATGTGTAAAAGATACGTGAGATGGGCAACTGTGGAGAGCGAACGTGCCCGGTCAGGGTCGTCTTGGGTCGCGCTTCACGTGAGTTTGTTTACATGCGGATAATCGGAAGTCCGCCGCAAAGAGAGGACTTCCCTCTccgtcctcctcagctcccacTCCAAACTCAACTGTCTGCAGCCCAGAAGCGCCTGGCAACCAGCCACATCTCACACAGCCGAATGACAGTTAAAAGGCCGCCGCATTCGTCCTAAAGTGTGTAGTTTCCTAACAGTGAGATTCCCAAGAGCTGCACGTTTGAAGGGTTTAAACCCCGGCAGCTTCAGCTCTGCATAACAGGAGAAACTGACACAGCTCATAAATGTGTTCTGCTCGCAATAGGTGCTTTATGCAGCGGTTTAAATGACATGCAGTGGACCAGGATTAAAATAAGCGGTTCTGCGCTCGCGTACGTGGCGCTGTAACAAGCAGGTTTATGTAGGTGTTGACTGATGCACTTACACATGCAGTGCTGATAAATCATccttacaaaaaaacaaaacaaaacaaaaataaaaaaacaatgcatttgCTATGTAAGAATAATATTTAAGGAGAGAAATGCTATGGTATCTGCTCCCATAATGCACCGTTGTGTGCTTCTTTTAAATTACTGCTGTTTGCCACTGAAATcatttcccccccaaaaaagccaCACAGAGCAGTATTAAAGCTTACTTACCACCAGGgctgttttccatgttttccagTCGGTTGATGCTGTTCAGTTGTTGTTTAATTGTGGATGTTTTAACGCTTCTTGCCACCGAGGAGTTTCGTTGATGTAGGTGAAAGAGTCATGAACTGCCAGGACATAGAGAGAGTATCCAAACGGGAGTGTGCACAGGGCATCAGGGTTCTGGAGAAAACCCGGTCAGCGAAGAGAAAGTAGCTCAAAGAAATATTCAGGAAGGAAATCGGAGCAGATCTCTGTTTGATCCAAATTATTTCCAAGGTGAGTGGACGCACAGGGACAGCTCGGCTCTCCGTCTGTACCGCTTATGATGCCAGCCTGTTCTAAGATATCACTGTATAGGGCTTCTCTATATCACTGAGATCCAGGAGCATTCAGCTGCTTGCCATGTACAGTCACTATTAAAACATGACCGGAGTGGAAGTAGTTTAAACACTCCCCACTCATCAATAAGCAACACGCGGCCTAAAATAACCAGCACGTTTTCAGGTGCCTGAGAAATGtgaccagtttttttttctgctctctttttGCGCGTCCCGTCAACCGCCTGTTTGTTGATGTGTATCAgggatgtctctctctctctcttctctctctctctctctctctctctctctgtcacgctctctgaaaacatttcacccACCTCCCTTCCTCATGCCCCCACTCTTTTTACTCTTTCTCACTTTTTCATTGGCCGAGAGCCCCGCGTGGAGACGGCACATTGGGCTCGTTCGACATTGGAATGCTGCTTAAAGCTCTACAGCATGTGCGCATGGCATGTGAGCTCACGCTGTCCTACTGACACACATTTTATGCTAATGAGCTGCCTGGGCTCGGCGATAAGACAACGAGGGGGACAGGGGCAGAGGAAGCGAGagctctcactcctctctcgATTTCTCGTCCTTGCCCGCTTTCTGCTGGTTAAGGACAGACGATAATTGTCTTAAATGCCGTGAGAGAAAGCATTTGCGAGATCGagtaatactactactactactactactactactactacttttaaTTGTAATAAAACCAATAATTTACCTTTACGTCCAAGGCAAGCTGCAAAGGTGATGAGTCCAtttcatcaccaccaccataaGATGTCACTGGAAATGATCTAATGAGGGGTACACCTGAGAAATGTAGATACGTTCTGTTTCATATGTTTTATTGTTaggctttaaaaaataaatcaagaaaTCCCTTCAATGTGTCACTTTATCCCATCACACCAATTTTGTGTGCTCCTTTAGCACttaacattttccttttcatctaCTTTTGGTGAAATATAAAGGCATGAGTGAGAGTACTGTAGACATAATAAGTAAATATAGTAAGATTagtatattgtttttattagcTATTCAAATTTATAAATGTTTTTAGAAGTCAAGATATGAAAATATAAGATCAAGCTTTACTGATAACAAATCTAGCATTGAAACAGTACAAGAAGGATATCAGAgtagggaaaaaaagacaaatatgaaatatatctAAATTAGCCACATACAAGACATTATCTTATATCAGCTTGCATCATGAAATGTAGGCTCAAGTGCGATATACAGAGAaagtaagaaaacaaaacattatacTGCCTTCCTTGTTAAATTACTGAAGACTAGCTTATATGAAATGTAGGctatgtaaaaaaatataattaatatatttttttaattagaaaatgttttatctgttgtattattattttctacaaaaaacaaacaaacaaacagaggaagtAAGAAAACGAAGCATTATACTGAAATGTGACTGTCAAAGCCAGTCCACGTGACTCTCTCGTTCAGAGCCGAGCTGTCTGAACCGAGCGCATGCGCAAAGGCCAACGCCCACAATCTCCAGCAGGAAACCGACGCAGTCTTCTGGTAACGCGTGGCCATCTTCATCGAGCATAGACGATCTTCGGCTGAAAGAGCTGACACGTGCGGACTGGGCGGTGCTCACCGTGACTCCCACCGTGCCTCCTCCCGTCCGTCACgtttccttttctctctacAGATTGTGTTTGCTGAAAGCCAAAATAACGCCGGAGATTGGCTGGGACGGAGTTAATGTAGGTCAGGAGCCGCTTGTGCAAACACGAGCATCGTGAAATAGCCCAAATGTGCCCAAAACCGCGGTGTCCTCACAGGAAGCACTCAAAAGACCGCCTGTTGCGGGCAGGCACACAGAGACTTTAATTTAGGTCACGTAGACCACCCTCGGAGGTTGGGTGGGATGTTATTATTCACAACATTTTTCTTATTCTCGATAGGTGAGCTGAATGACAAACCCCTCACTGCGACCCTCAGCTTGTGGGGAATGAGGCTACGGGGCCActgcgtgtttgatattaaacTCATCACCTGCTCCGGATTAATGTCATCTGCTACAGGCTATCACTTTCAATTACGGGGATCTAATGATAGAACATTGGCTCGTCATGGTCCTCCGGCAATGTTTTATTCCAGCCGcgatgcatttatttattttacattttcacacaaacacgACTATTAGTCTATTATTTCCGAATGTCCAACATATTTTCTACGACGTGATCTAACACACGTTGCAGTCGTTGTATGGACTGACTCAGGTGTGCTAATATGGGACACTGACTTGAATATGTGGGACACTCACGAGCTGCAAAGTACAAACTGTACAAAACTGGAAGGGTTAGAACAGCTTTGAgctacttttactttacttgagtatttctattctGTCCTCCTTAATACTTCTATCCCAAGAAATGCAAAGTGCAACAGTCACAGTATTTTGTAGTTTCAGTGACACAACAGGACGAGCAGGTTTCTCGGCCATACAGAGatatcacacacattttcatttgctatTCCTCCCcattcaaaacacactggaGCCAATACATGTTTTATATcagcatgtatttatttttgtttaatccTGCTCCACAGatttcacatttccatcacatCGAGGTGGAATAAATCATTCATGGCAGTTTTATTGCTTTGTTATTTATCTGGTTTATGACGTTAGTACAACGTGctgtttattgttattttttaaatgcttgCTCCACCCTTTCCCCTGGTTTCATATTAACAAGACACTGGGAGGAGTTTGTTTTGAAGGGCTGAATGAAAATTGTTTAATTATGCATGTGTCTTGTGAGGAAATACATgcagatttctaaaaatgttgttaGACCTTATGTTCTATAACTGAAGTCACCCAGCATTTTTCATGTGTAATAAGCAGAGACATCTAActgtgctgcagcctgctggatCCATACAAGATGCCCTGGAGTCTACTTAGAGTCACTGAAGTACAGTTGAGAGATCCTCAACACAAACATGGTCTTGAATGTGAAACAGGCGCCTGCAGTAGATGCCATAAGTAATTAAAGAGCGCCTCTCTGTGGTGTAAAGAAGCTGTGCAGCTCACCACTGGTGGATTAGGCAGACGTGTCCACTGATGTTGTTATTGTACCCAAAAAGAATCATGTCATCAGGCCATGAAGGGTTTTTTGGGCCATGttgtcagtgctgctgacttTTTTAGGTTTTGCAATGTAATATGTGATAAAATTGTGTCAGAGTACATAAAGCTCTTTGTTTGTGACAAttagtactttttttttttttttcacctcaaAGGTTGCATGTTTTGGCAGGAACACAGTTGATCTGTTGAGGTTTGGGGTCGTCTCATGCCTTTCAACTATTCATCATCAATAATGTCAAGTCACTGCTGTCAGGGCTGTGCTTCTACAACGCAGGACTGTTCATTTTCCACAAGGTGGCAGTGCTTGCTTTGCTAAAGGCGTGTGTTGACTTGGGCTTATTTTCAGTGGGTCGTGTTGGCTATATCACCCAGTTTTCCAAGTCCCTACAAGGTTCATGTTCAGTGGTCTCAGCACAGATGCGGATGCATGTGTTTATATCAGCAAAGATGCAGTGAGGATTGAATTGGGCATATATGAACATTGGTGCTCGAATTAGACTTAAAGGGCCATAAAGATGTGAGCACTCGTGCCTCAGTAGCTCTGTTTGTGGAATATGCTCACACGGTGCTGAGGTGTGTTTGAGGGTTGTCAAAACACACTCTGACCGGTGGAATTTACAACATTTTTTCAGTCTTGTTGCTATGTTGTTACTGCTCCAAGTGACACCTGCGGGGAGTACAGCTGTGTCCGGGGCGGTCATCCATCACCTCACGACTCCTCCGTGACACACTCAACATTGACAGTTACACTTATGGCATATTGAAGTGTCAAATGTTTAGTGGGAATGTAAtagcagacttttttttctcattaactTCACTTGGATCACCTGAAAAGTTTTAAAGAACCACTACCTTCATTATTTTTGACACTGCAGAGATGCTGCGGTGTTGTGCTGTATTGACGGCTGCTGGTTGCCTGGACCCCGCTGTACTGCATTCACTACTGCGTATCAATAGCCTGAAATGTGAAGGAGCAGACCCTGCTCTCTGCATTTACAGTTTCTTCCCAGTTCTCACGTGGACTGAGGCAGTACTGTGTCTGCAAAGACTGGAGGCTGAAGAGACATTGCAGCTTTTTCCATTTTGACAGTTACCATGGTGATGAGAGCTGTCAGGGATGGGGATTCGTGTCCTGTAccaaaaaaaaggtgaaaaggtGAGTTTAGATTATAACAAAATGCCTCCGTGTTTACTGGTGGGAAGTAAACATGATGGTGAATGTCCAACAAACAGTCAAGAGAACAACTATTAGGACAAAATAAGCGATTAGATTTGATTATCCAAAACCAAGTTTTCTCAGCACCAGGCATTACTCCATCTGACAGGCTGACATCAGcctctgcacagaaacacagctggtAACATGAAAAGTAAtttaacatttgaaaacagCGGTTGGTAGTGAGTCTAGAGGCATCAGACTTGTCGGAAAAAGTGACACCATGGGTGGGGTAGGCAATGGCAAATTAGCTGTTAAATACCAGTCACTCTGTGTGTATAAATGAGGTTGTGCAGTGGAGCTCTGCACTTGTAGCTCTGGGCTACAGTGGTGATGCGCTTGTCCAGTTAAGGCAGGgccagtgtgtgtttctcaggtCACTGGAGTTACACACAGATACTGGAACAGTAATGTTAGCTGCTGAAAAGACGACATAAGTGGAGTGCAGGTGTCTGCCTATGGAATGAAGAGAGTGGAAAAGCAATTTTTGTGCCCTCAGCGTGTCTGGAATCATTACATATAACATTTAGGGTGATCTGCgtgacaggaaagacagaacTCAAACATTCGTGTGACTAAATAGACCTTGTGAATCATTTTGGCCTGCAAC
This region includes:
- the LOC139329392 gene encoding nuclear receptor subfamily 1 group D member 1-like, coding for MENSPGGGVILYAGSSSSASPSPGSPSSGYQTQSPSSHSQPSSPEGVSFQEIGTLKQRGEQGGGTPSPRMVFQFPEVNNAPVAQITTVSSATYSHPTVAKRPCGFTGTFTKTGGMVLLCKVCGDIASGFHYGVHACEGCKGFFRRSIQQNIHYKMCVKNEKCLIMRMNRNRCQHCRFKKCLSVGMSRDAVRFGRIPKREKQRLLDEMQSYMNSLNESASMEMEMSPPSDAPCSPQNQIGDGSGSISQSYRSNVMNSEEKPLKMAAGNSNIATSSFQNSSPQELSLSHSASQTQHTVQGEQANLASSYHVPTNCPVNPTNNENSANTNVDNAKYAFSSNQNQCPFSGSLSSQSYTTNQNSYPARDSHNQSPCPWKLNGGAKVLACPLNSCPVAPASRSSQEVWESFSQCFTPAVKEVVEFAKSIPGFQTLSQHDQVMLLKSGTFQVLMVRFCSLFDPKERTVTFLNGQTYSLASLRALGMGSLLDAMFEFSEKLGSLGLEPDEMALFMAVVLVSADRSGIVEVGAVEQLQENLIKALRSLITSRRPDDSTLFPKLLLRLPDLRTLNNHHSDKLLAFRIDP